In the Setaria italica strain Yugu1 chromosome VI, Setaria_italica_v2.0, whole genome shotgun sequence genome, one interval contains:
- the LOC101782477 gene encoding uncharacterized protein LOC101782477 produces MPSVGGVEEEEPRDSSEYKLRKQLLLLAALVVSVTYVAGLTPPGGVWQDDGPGVNAGGPVLRITHRRRFLSFYYCNSTALAASLVVIFLLLLKNPTRIQLAVLRLVMVLDLLGLMGAYLAGSCGDRPATVYATALVLALSAYVGVHILQGLSHSQPPPAPVESVGGGEEENLRRRAAASSSVLKPKERCKVLLLLATFTTALTYVAGLNPPGGFWDTLDGGRRGGYRPGDSLVEVHHRGHFRMFFYCNTTAFVASLFIIVLLLDKKLSARTARSFALHVFVLSALLGLLAAYDAGSCRDANCSVYVVSLFGAVLAFIFLTMVAIISLKGLCADPAPESNNNNRVHDDEATSPATSNAHGSVVNNAGEVSTANTIEKKAIKKVKSLVLLLANLAATVTYQAGLDPPGGFWPDDGEGHRAGDAILLSKDPARYKAFFYCNSAAFVVSLVVILMVQNVRLVKSHTLLVAMMLDMFALIGAYAAGSCRDLRTSVHVVALAGAVLAYVLVHVLFFTLRATDSDGTVPEKKHKRLLLVAILVATITYQVGLTPPGGFWIEENLRLGRHAGGAVLLDKYPRRFEVFFYCNTVSFMASIALILLLVNPNLSRLAIRCYALYACQVASLFGLMGAYAAGSARRLRTSIFALVLVVLVIAFFVANIIVFRLFKTRTSSASADAPAAAEEEEPTTARDAEETEYRDEVYAKRKYLMLLGILAASVTYQAGLAPPGGLWQDDGGGTQQREAGNPVLHDTDQRRYHVFFYSNSTSFVASVVVIALLLQQILRRHRPENHELLLLATNTAVVLDLLGLLAAYAAGSTREWGNVAVLPVLVLIFMAIHVAVWLFGERRRCSQGGGGGSASGRMEEQVVNGHDQSSHVENV; encoded by the exons ATGCCGTCGGTGGGGGGTGTCGAGGAAGAAGAGCCCAGGGACTCATCGGAGTACAAGCTCCGGAAGCAGCTCCTGCTGCTGGCCGCGCTCGTGGTCAGCGTCACCTACGTGGCAGGGCTCACTCCGCCAGGCGGAGTGTGGCAGGACGATGGGCCTGGCGTCAACGCTGGAGGCCCCGTCCTCCGGATCACGCACCGCCGCCGGTTCCTCTCATTCTACTACTGCAATTCCACCGCGCTCGCCGCGTCGCTCGtggtcatcttcctcctcctcctcaagaaCCCCACCAGGATACAGCTCGCCGTGCTGCGGCTGGTCATGGTGCTCGACCTGCTCGGCCTCATGGGGGCCTACCTCGCCGGCAGCTGCGGCGACAGGCCCGCCACCGTGTACGCCACGGCGCTGGTGCTCGCGCTGTCGGCCTACGTCGGCGTCCACATCCTCCAGGGCTTGTCGCACTCCCAACCCCCACCAGCGCCGGTGGaaagcgtcggcggcggcgaggaggagaatctccggcgacgcgccgccgcgtcctccagCGTCCTCAAGCCCAAAGAACGGTGCAAGGTCTTGCTGCTGCTCGCCACCTTCACCACGGCCCTCACCTATGTCGCCGGCCTGAATCCGCCCGGCGGCTTCTGGGACACGCTggacggcggccggcgtggaGGCTACCGACCCGGCGACTCTCTCGTCGAGGTGCACCACCGCGGCCACTTCAGGATGTTCTTCTACTGCAACACAACCGCGTTCGTCGCGTCGCTCTTCATCATCGTGCTCCTCCTGGACAAGAAACTCAGCGCCAGGACGGCGCGGTCATTCGCGCTGCACGTGTTCGTCCTCAGCGCGCTGCTCGGCCTGTTGGCGGCCTACGACGCCGGTAGCTgccgagacgccaactgcagtGTCTATGTCGTCAGCCTGTTCGGGGCAGTTCTCGCGTTCATCTTCCTCACAATGGTGGCTATCATCTCACTGAAGGGCCTTTGTGCCGACCCGGCACCGGAATCTAACAACAATAATCG TGTCCACGACGATGAAGCGACATCACCGGCGACCTCAAATGCACATGGCAGCGTCGTCAACAATGCAGGAGAGGTGAGCACAGCCAACACGATCGAGAAAAAGGCAATAAAGAAGGTGAAGTCTCTCGTTCTGCTCCTTGCCAATCTCGCGGCGACCGTCACCTACCAGGCAGGTCTGGACCCGCCGGGTGGCTTCTGGCCTGACGACGGCGAGGGGCACCGCGCCGGCGACGCGATACTCCTGTCGAAGGATCCGGCGCGCTACAAGGCCTTCTTCTACTGCAACTCGGCGGCCTTCGTGGTGTCCCTGGTAGTCATCCTCATGGTCCAGAACGTGAGGCTGGTCAAGAGCCACACCTTGCTGGTGGCCATGATGCTGGACATGTTCGCCCTCATCGGAGCCTACGCCGCCGGGAGCTGCCGTGACCTCAGGACCTCCGTCCATGTCGTGGCCCTCGCCGGTGCCGTCCTCGCCTACGTTCTGGTACACGTCCTGTTTTTCACGCTTCGGGCAACCGACTCCGACGGCACGGTGCCGGAGAAGAAGCACAAGCGGCTGCTCTTGGTAGCGATCCTGGTCGCCACCATCACTTACCAGGTTGGTCTGACGCCGCCGGGCGGATTCTGGATCGAGGAGAACCTCCGCCTCGgacgccacgccggcggcgccgtcttGCTTGACAAGTACCCGCGCCGCTTCGAGGTCTTCTTCTACTGCAACACGGTGAGCTTCATGGCGTCCATCgcgctcatcctcctcctcgtcaacCCCAACCTCTCCCGCCTCGCCATACGGTGCTACGCGCTGTACGCGTGCCAGGTGGCCAGCCTGTTTGGTCTCATGGGCGCTTACGCTGCCGGCAGCGCCCGGAGGCTTCGGACATCAATCTTTGCGCTCGTGCTCGTGGTCCTGGTGATTGCCTTCTTCGTCGCGAACATCATCGTGTTCAGATTGTTCAAAACGAGGACGTCGTCGGCTTCAGCGGATGCGCCGGCAGcggcagaggaagaagaacctACGACAGCCAGAGATGCCGAAGAGACGGAGTACCGCGACGAGGTGTACGCCAAGCGCAAGTACCTGATGCTGCTCGGGATCCTCGCCGCGAGCGTCACATACCAGGCCGGCCTAGCGCCGCCGGGCGGCCTGTggcaggacgacggcggcggcactcAGCAGCGAGAGGCTGGGAACCCGGTGCTGCACGACACTGACCAGCGCCGCTACCACGTGTTCTTCTACAGCAACTCCACCTCCTTCGTCGCGTCGGTGGTCGTCATCGCGCTTTTGCTGCAGCAGATCCTGCGGCGGCACCGCCCGGAGAATCACGAGCTGCTCCTGCTCGCCACGAACACTGCCGTCGTGCTGGATCTGCTGGGCCTCCTGGCGGCCTACGCGGCCGGAAGCACCAGGGAGTGGGGGAACGTCGCCGTGTTGCCTGTTCTTGTTCTGATTTTCATGGCGATCCACGTCGCGGTTTGGTTGTTCGGTGAGAGACGACGATGCAGCcaaggtggtggcggaggaagTGCGAGCGGCCGGATGGAAGAACAAGTAGTAAATGGTCATGATCAGTCTTCCCATGTTGAGAACGTTTAG